Proteins co-encoded in one Terriglobales bacterium genomic window:
- a CDS encoding dolichyl-phosphate beta-glucosyltransferase, with protein sequence MYSLTIVIPAYNEEGRLDATLDKLAAFIEAEAWNAEIIVVDDGSQDGTARLVTRHMQQLPYLRLMQNHINRGKGFSLRRGAEAALGEIILLCDADLSVPIQEFHKLLAALHEGADIAIGSRGVVAGGERVAVPWYRRMCSAGFQMVVRSVLGLRYEDTQCGFKAFKRKAARLIFSRQRIERWGFDPEVLMLADRFCFVVKEVGVEAIHDDRSRLNLVSASFQMLCEVLKVRYHLLFGLYSHPTPSFQAASPASPPPVAGTDTLGTASASTN encoded by the coding sequence ATGTATTCGCTCACTATCGTCATTCCGGCTTATAACGAAGAGGGACGCCTGGACGCCACTCTCGACAAGCTGGCTGCATTTATCGAAGCTGAAGCATGGAACGCGGAAATCATCGTCGTCGACGATGGCTCTCAGGACGGCACCGCGCGTCTGGTCACGCGTCACATGCAGCAGCTACCCTACTTGCGCCTGATGCAAAATCATATCAACCGCGGCAAAGGATTCAGTCTGCGCCGTGGAGCAGAAGCCGCGCTGGGCGAAATTATTCTTCTATGCGACGCCGATCTTTCTGTGCCAATTCAGGAATTCCACAAGTTGCTCGCCGCGCTTCATGAAGGTGCCGATATCGCCATTGGTTCGCGCGGAGTCGTTGCGGGAGGAGAGCGGGTCGCCGTGCCCTGGTATCGCCGTATGTGCAGCGCCGGGTTCCAGATGGTCGTCCGTTCCGTGTTGGGATTACGGTATGAAGACACTCAATGCGGCTTCAAGGCGTTCAAGCGAAAAGCTGCACGCCTGATCTTCTCGCGTCAACGCATCGAGCGCTGGGGTTTCGATCCCGAGGTGCTTATGCTCGCCGACCGCTTCTGCTTCGTTGTGAAAGAGGTTGGCGTGGAAGCTATCCACGATGACCGCAGCAGGTTGAACCTCGTGAGCGCTTCATTCCAGATGTTGTGCGAGGTACTTAAGGTTCGTTATCACCTGCTGTTCGGACTCTACAGTCACCCGACGCCGAGTTTTCAGGCTGCTTCTCCAGCGTCGCCGCCCCCAGTCGCAGGCACCGACACGCTCGGGACGGCATCCGCCAGCACCAATTAA
- a CDS encoding riboflavin synthase: MFTGLIQQTGIIESLTSSSGTMRIRVSAPRLASKLTEGDSVAVNGVCLTALKATADSFEADLAQETIARTSLSHLSPGRIVNLELPTPAGTPLGGHIVQGHVDGTGKLVSLRPTSNGSKDRWLEVEVPESLTRYIVEKGSVTVEGISLTVAKISDTRVTIAIIPHTYAATNLHTLSSGEPVNIEVDVLARYAEKQRDKGQRWTIEELVARGF, from the coding sequence ATGTTCACAGGCCTGATTCAACAAACGGGAATTATCGAGTCATTGACTAGCAGCAGCGGCACGATGCGCATCCGTGTCTCCGCTCCGAGGCTTGCCTCTAAGCTGACGGAAGGCGACAGCGTTGCCGTAAACGGGGTGTGCCTCACCGCTCTCAAAGCAACTGCCGATTCATTCGAAGCCGACCTCGCCCAGGAGACGATCGCTCGCACTTCCCTTTCACATCTCTCACCCGGTCGCATTGTCAATTTGGAACTGCCTACTCCAGCCGGAACTCCGCTCGGCGGACACATTGTGCAAGGTCATGTAGATGGAACTGGCAAGCTTGTTTCACTTCGTCCGACTAGCAACGGCAGTAAAGATCGCTGGCTCGAAGTTGAGGTTCCTGAGTCACTCACTCGTTATATCGTCGAGAAGGGCTCGGTTACGGTCGAGGGTATCAGCCTCACCGTTGCGAAGATCTCCGACACTCGCGTCACAATCGCAATCATTCCCCATACTTATGCGGCAACGAATCTGCATACTCTCTCGTCGGGAGAGCCGGTGAATATTGAAGTCGATGTGCTGGCGCGGTATGCGGAGAAGCAGCGGGACAAAGGACAGCGTTGGACCATTGAGGAGTTGGTAGCGAGAGGGTTTTGA
- a CDS encoding RecQ family ATP-dependent DNA helicase — protein MNSDQNALAALKRYWGYDSFRPLQERIVNSLLSGRDTCVVMPTGGGKSLCYQLPAAMLDGRTVIVISPLIALMQDQLAQLTQMGIPASVLNSAMSIGDQSEIAIKAVRGEFRLLYLSPERLARRDTIDWLKQVPVSFFAIDEAHCISEWGHEFRPEYRQLSALRQHFPDCPIAAFTASATRQVRHDIIHQLRLRNPDKYIASFHRRNLRYVVKECDSWAQPDLLLRALGKYHGSNVIVYAPTIRRVEETVDFLEARGIPAIAYHGQMDAATRRTNQERWTSDEVRVIVGTIAFGLGINKAAVRAVIHLSLPKSIEQYYQEAGRAGRDGEPADCLLLWQKRDIGLLTYFIEKITDPAEKERSWQRYHQVRRFVESSVCRHLQVCSHFGETPKWTTCGACDVCGSQPDWLVVPVEQPTRNRKRAMAFSAVGNGAPQSLPTPEPPLSDIDYELKEYLREWRRQTSRQQGLAAFVVMHDSTLEALCRIQPSNLIEMKRVPGMGERKIGSYGAQILKAMQEFRAGARAAGNASGVKKTSKPSEETRRLLAQGRTLQEIAEIRGRQLGSVVALVADMVESGELDFQPQWVGNEKVEAIEAACTSVSSERLRPIKDALPPEITFDEIRLVLAKRRFEHARA, from the coding sequence ATGAATTCTGATCAGAATGCGCTTGCGGCGCTGAAGCGGTATTGGGGATATGACTCTTTTCGTCCTCTGCAGGAGCGCATTGTCAACAGTCTGCTCTCCGGTCGCGACACCTGCGTCGTGATGCCTACGGGTGGCGGCAAATCTCTCTGCTATCAATTGCCCGCTGCCATGCTGGACGGCCGTACGGTGATCGTCATCTCTCCTCTGATCGCTCTCATGCAGGACCAGCTTGCGCAACTCACGCAGATGGGCATTCCCGCGAGCGTGCTCAACAGCGCTATGAGTATAGGAGATCAGTCCGAGATCGCGATCAAGGCGGTTCGAGGAGAGTTTCGTCTGCTGTATCTTTCGCCCGAGCGCCTCGCTCGGAGAGACACGATCGACTGGCTGAAGCAGGTTCCGGTTTCGTTCTTCGCGATTGACGAGGCACACTGCATCTCCGAATGGGGACACGAGTTCCGTCCGGAGTACCGTCAGCTCAGCGCGCTGCGTCAGCACTTTCCCGACTGCCCGATCGCGGCATTCACGGCTAGCGCTACGCGGCAGGTGCGGCACGACATTATTCATCAGCTTCGGCTGCGCAATCCAGATAAGTACATTGCCAGTTTTCATCGTCGCAATTTGCGCTATGTGGTCAAGGAATGTGACTCATGGGCGCAGCCGGATCTGCTTCTGCGCGCACTCGGCAAATACCACGGCAGCAACGTGATTGTGTATGCGCCGACGATCAGGCGCGTGGAGGAGACCGTGGACTTCCTCGAAGCGCGCGGCATTCCGGCAATTGCTTATCACGGTCAGATGGATGCCGCAACTCGCCGAACAAACCAGGAGCGTTGGACATCCGACGAAGTTCGCGTCATCGTGGGGACGATCGCGTTCGGCCTCGGCATCAACAAAGCCGCGGTTCGCGCCGTGATTCATCTATCCCTGCCGAAATCGATCGAGCAGTACTATCAGGAAGCCGGACGCGCCGGACGCGATGGCGAACCTGCGGATTGCCTGCTGCTCTGGCAAAAGCGCGATATCGGCCTGCTGACGTACTTCATCGAGAAGATCACCGATCCTGCTGAAAAGGAACGCTCCTGGCAGCGCTATCACCAGGTCAGGCGATTCGTCGAGAGCAGCGTCTGCCGGCATCTGCAAGTGTGTTCCCATTTTGGGGAGACGCCCAAGTGGACCACGTGCGGCGCCTGCGATGTGTGCGGATCCCAGCCTGACTGGCTCGTTGTGCCAGTCGAGCAGCCGACGCGCAACCGAAAGCGAGCTATGGCATTCTCTGCAGTCGGTAACGGCGCTCCGCAATCGCTGCCTACGCCCGAGCCTCCGCTCTCCGACATCGATTACGAACTCAAAGAATACCTTCGCGAGTGGCGAAGACAGACCTCCCGCCAGCAGGGACTGGCTGCGTTCGTCGTCATGCACGACAGCACGCTCGAAGCACTCTGCCGCATTCAGCCATCCAATCTCATCGAAATGAAACGTGTTCCCGGAATGGGAGAACGCAAAATCGGATCCTATGGTGCGCAGATTCTTAAGGCCATGCAGGAGTTCCGTGCCGGTGCGCGTGCTGCCGGGAACGCTTCAGGAGTCAAGAAGACCTCCAAACCGTCAGAGGAAACCAGACGGCTGCTTGCGCAGGGACGCACGCTGCAGGAAATTGCAGAAATTCGCGGACGTCAACTTGGCAGCGTAGTCGCGCTCGTCGCCGACATGGTGGAAAGCGGAGAACTGGATTTCCAGCCGCAATGGGTCGGCAATGAGAAGGTAGAGGCCATTGAAGCAGCCTGCACCTCCGTGAGCAGTGAGAGATTGCGTCCCATTAAAGATGCGCTGCCCCCCGAGATCACATTCGATGAAATCCGGCTCGTTTTGGCCAAGCGCCGCTTCGAGCATGCGCGAGCATAG
- a CDS encoding glycosyltransferase, with translation MKVCLVTAFPPSTERLNEYGFHLAKELKKHDLISLTVLADQMDQPAAELPEFDVDRCWKFNSASTPFALLRAARKHKPDVVWFNLVFSSFGDKPVPAFLGICTAFLLRLFGFYTHITLHHVIEALDLSKGTRFPRLYRFCGAIATKLILFSGSVTVLLPSYRKLLLENYGGEYVHLRKHGIFSAAPKFPDISKRGNPEHRILAFGKWGTYKRPEILIEAFAQIADRFPNAKLVIAGSNHPMCPGYVESLRERWKDCSHIEFQGYVPEDEIGRLFSSATVMVLPYTSAGGPSGVAHQACEFAVPIIGSDIPDFRDMAQTEELAMLFYENGNTDSLAKILADLLENPTLQQEMAEQNFSVAVRMTMEKVVDQYLQSFAKYIALKRRHKASRRKPAQTIEVWPSRFHRATEAMDPLNSR, from the coding sequence ATGAAAGTTTGTTTAGTCACAGCATTCCCTCCGAGTACAGAGAGACTCAACGAGTACGGTTTCCATTTAGCCAAAGAACTCAAAAAGCACGACCTCATCAGCCTCACGGTCCTGGCCGACCAGATGGATCAGCCCGCTGCAGAGCTTCCCGAGTTCGACGTCGATCGCTGCTGGAAATTTAATTCCGCCTCGACGCCCTTCGCGCTGCTGCGCGCCGCCAGAAAACACAAGCCCGACGTTGTCTGGTTTAATTTGGTCTTCTCCAGTTTTGGCGATAAGCCAGTCCCTGCGTTTCTCGGCATCTGCACGGCGTTCCTACTGCGATTGTTTGGTTTTTATACGCACATTACTTTGCATCATGTAATCGAAGCGTTGGATCTGTCCAAAGGCACGCGGTTCCCACGTCTGTATCGCTTCTGCGGCGCGATCGCGACGAAGCTGATCCTCTTCTCCGGATCGGTGACTGTTCTACTGCCGTCATATCGCAAGCTGTTGCTTGAAAACTACGGCGGTGAATACGTCCATCTGCGCAAACACGGAATCTTTTCCGCGGCTCCGAAATTTCCCGACATCAGCAAACGGGGAAATCCTGAGCACCGCATTCTTGCATTTGGCAAATGGGGAACCTACAAGCGTCCAGAAATTCTGATCGAAGCTTTTGCGCAGATCGCCGATCGATTCCCGAACGCGAAACTGGTGATCGCGGGCTCAAATCACCCGATGTGTCCCGGATACGTCGAGTCATTGCGCGAACGCTGGAAAGATTGCTCGCACATCGAATTCCAGGGCTATGTTCCAGAAGATGAAATTGGGCGGCTCTTCTCTTCTGCAACTGTGATGGTCCTGCCTTATACCTCCGCGGGCGGGCCAAGCGGAGTAGCACATCAGGCCTGCGAATTTGCTGTGCCAATCATTGGTTCAGACATCCCTGATTTCCGTGACATGGCTCAGACCGAAGAGCTAGCCATGTTGTTTTATGAAAACGGTAATACCGACAGCCTGGCAAAGATCCTGGCTGATCTACTCGAGAATCCGACTCTGCAGCAGGAAATGGCGGAGCAGAATTTCTCGGTAGCGGTGCGCATGACGATGGAGAAGGTTGTCGATCAGTATCTCCAGTCATTCGCGAAGTACATTGCGTTGAAGCGGCGACACAAAGCCTCAAGGAGGAAGCCGGCCCAGACAATCGAAGTCTGGCCGTCGCGATTTCACCGGGCGACAGAAGCGATGGACCCACTGAATTCAAGGTGA
- a CDS encoding methyltransferase domain-containing protein — protein sequence MSLSSDVNLWPSAEHALEYLRRADTIPHRVEGEAALLEFVPANAARILDLGSGGGRLLGLVRAARPQTQFVALDFSPTMLDTLRERFSSTTYVTVIAHDLANPLPEMGSFDCVISSFAIHHLAHERKRSLYGEIFEFLTPDGVFCNLEHVASPTIALHHEFLRSIDTAPEQEDPSNKLLDVETQLQWLREIGFIDVDCHWKWRELALLAGRKQNRRR from the coding sequence ATGAGTCTTTCATCCGACGTCAACCTCTGGCCCTCGGCCGAGCACGCGCTCGAATATCTTCGCCGCGCCGACACGATTCCGCATCGCGTCGAGGGCGAAGCCGCGCTGTTGGAATTTGTCCCTGCGAATGCCGCTCGCATTCTCGATCTCGGAAGCGGAGGAGGAAGACTGCTTGGCCTGGTGCGGGCCGCGAGACCGCAAACGCAATTCGTGGCTCTGGATTTCTCCCCGACCATGTTGGATACGTTGCGTGAGCGTTTCAGCTCAACTACCTATGTAACTGTCATCGCCCACGATCTCGCAAATCCGCTGCCCGAAATGGGAAGCTTCGATTGCGTAATCTCCAGCTTCGCAATTCATCATCTGGCGCACGAGCGCAAGCGGAGCCTTTATGGCGAGATATTCGAATTCCTTACTCCCGATGGCGTTTTCTGCAACCTCGAGCATGTAGCGTCGCCAACCATAGCCCTGCATCATGAATTCCTTCGCTCCATCGACACGGCTCCCGAGCAGGAGGATCCTTCAAACAAGCTGCTCGATGTCGAAACCCAACTACAGTGGCTTCGGGAAATTGGGTTCATCGACGTAGACTGCCACTGGAAATGGCGCGAACTCGCCCTGCTCGCAGGCAGAAAACAGAACCGCCGCCGGTAA